A genomic stretch from Pagrus major chromosome 3, Pma_NU_1.0 includes:
- the LOC140994127 gene encoding major histocompatibility complex class I-related gene protein-like produces MKFFITASTGIPNLPELVVTLEIDELLMEYCDSNKRLEVKLDIAKLFFIKYPERLEWYRQRCFQFLPNFFKARTNTLMRLFKQSEGVHVVQTVDGCECDDETGEVKGFAQFGYDGEDFMELDPNTFTWIAHRPEAVIAKQTWEADKDLIRQYKTAFTQIYPEWLKEYVDYGGSSLLRTELPSVSLLQKTPSSPVSCHATGFCPRRAALFWRKDGEELHEEVDHGEILPNHDGTFQMSVDLNLSSVTPEDWTRYDCVFQLSGVKEDIITKLGKDRIRTNEVKPSDMTVPVTAAVVVLAINLISAAGFIVYKKKKAIRPPSSPDNSTELSERVNPET; encoded by the exons GAGTACTGTGACAGCAACAAAAGGCTGGAAGTAAAACTGGACATTGCTAAATTATTCTTCATAAAGTATCCTGAGCGGTTGGAGTGGTACAGACAAAGATGTTTCCAGTTTTTGCCAAACTTCTTCAAAGCCCGCACAAACACTTTGATGCGTCTCTTCAAACAAAGTgaag gtgtCCATGTTGTACAGACGGTGGATGGCTGTGAGTGCGATGATGAGACTGGAGAGGTCAAAGGTTTCGCTCAGTTTGGTTATGATGGAGAAGACTTCATGGAATTGGATCCGAATACATTTACATGGATCGCTCATAGACCTGAGGCTGTCATCGCCAAACAGACATGGGAAGCTGATAAAGATTTAATCAGACAATATAAGACTGCTTTCACTCAGATTTATCCAGAGTGGCTGAAGGAGTATGTGGACTATGGGGGGAGCTCTCTGCTGAGAACAG agcttccctcagtgtctctcctccagaagactccctcctctccagtcagctgcCACGCTACAGGTTTCTGCCCTCGCAGAGCCGCACTCttctggaggaaagatggagaggagcttcATGAGGAGGTGGACCACGGAGAGATCCTCCCCAACCACGATGGAACCTTCCAGATGAGTGTTGACCTGAACCtttcatcagtcacacctgaagactggacgaggtacgactgtgtgtttcagctctctGGTGTGAAGGAGGACATCATCACCAAACTGGGGAAAGATCGGATCAGGACCAACGAAG TGAAGCCCAGTGACATGACCGTCCccgtcactgctgcagtggttgttcTTGCTATCAATCTCATCAGTGCTGCTGGATTCATCgtttacaaaaagaagaaag ccaTTCGCCCTCCATCTT ctcctgacaacagcacagagctctCTGAGCGAGTGAATCCAGAGAcctga